TTTCGGGAATTCGGTATTATCATTTTCATAATAATTATCTCTATTCTGATTGGAATCCGGAATCCTCGTTTTTTAACCTGGGGAAACATCCATGATATGCTTTTAGACACTGCTATCCTATCTATCTTGGCGGTAGGGATGACGCTGGTTTTGGTCACTGGGGGCATAGACCTTTCTTCAGAGTCAGGGTTAGCGCTTACCGGCATGATTGCTGGGATGATGATTAAGGATAACCCTCATTTATCTCCTATATTCATGCTGTTATTTGGGATTGTATTGGGAAGTATATTAGGGGCGATAACTGGTTTAATTGTATCCAAGGGGAAGGTTTTCCCGATCATCGCGACCTTGAGCATGATGTATGTATACCGGGGAATTACCTTTATTATCAGCGGGGGGAAATGGATCAACGCTTATGAAATGCCCGATTCTTTTAAAACCATGGCTACCGGTAGATTGCTGGGGTTTTCTAACCTAATAGCTATTGCAATTGTGGTCTACCTCGTTTTTTATTTTTTTGTCAATCATACCCGAACCGGAAGAGAAATCTACGCAGTAGGTAGCAATATCGAAGCAGCCCGTATAATTGGAATAAATACCGGATTCATTATTTGGCTGGTTTACACACTATCTGGTGCTTTGTATGGATTAGCAGGAGTGATGTGGGTTGCTCGCTACGCTTCGGCACAAAACGATACTGCTTCTGGCTTTGTGATGACTATCGTTGCCGCCTGTGTTTTAGGTGGGGTGAGTATCAGCGGTGGAGTAGGGACTATATCAGGAGTTCTCTTAGGGTCAATAATGATAGGAATTATTAATAACGCCCTTCCTATGATTCGAGTATCTCCTTTCTGGAAAATGGCTTTACAGGGCCTCATAATATTAGTAGCTGTTTTAGTGAATATTCTCATTACTCGCAATGCCGAAAAAGCTCAATTGAAACAGAGAGAAGCGAGGGCTAAGTATCATGAGTAAAAAAGAGAGTTTTAATTTTAATACATTATTCCGCTGGGAAGGGTTGCTGGTGATCTTGATCATAGGTACATCGATTGTAAATGGTCGACTATCAACCCACTTCTGGAGTTACGCTGGTATTATGGATGCCCTGGCAGTCTTCCTGGAAAAAGGTTTCCTGGTCCTTTCCATGGTATTTGTCCTCATCATTGGAGATATCGATATCTCAGTAGCGTCGATCACCGCTCTTTCTTCGGTGGTGATGGCGCTTTTTTTTAAAGCCGGCCTGCCTATGGAGTTAGCAATTTTTGTCGCTTTAGCAGTTGGTGCTGGTTGCGGTTTTTTCAATGGGTTGTTGATATCTCGA
The Candidatus Atribacteria bacterium ADurb.Bin276 DNA segment above includes these coding regions:
- the rbsC_28 gene encoding Ribose transport system permease protein RbsC, translated to MNTNEKSKSLRMLIKIRGFREFGIIIFIIIISILIGIRNPRFLTWGNIHDMLLDTAILSILAVGMTLVLVTGGIDLSSESGLALTGMIAGMMIKDNPHLSPIFMLLFGIVLGSILGAITGLIVSKGKVFPIIATLSMMYVYRGITFIISGGKWINAYEMPDSFKTMATGRLLGFSNLIAIAIVVYLVFYFFVNHTRTGREIYAVGSNIEAARIIGINTGFIIWLVYTLSGALYGLAGVMWVARYASAQNDTASGFVMTIVAACVLGGVSISGGVGTISGVLLGSIMIGIINNALPMIRVSPFWKMALQGLIILVAVLVNILITRNAEKAQLKQREARAKYHE